One Pseudochaenichthys georgianus chromosome 7, fPseGeo1.2, whole genome shotgun sequence DNA segment encodes these proteins:
- the LOC117449961 gene encoding solute carrier family 26 member 6-like gives MPDFNFLPFFPLLSPTLFLQTLVDICRLLPETKVPELVVSLVALSVLIVVKEINDCYRQKLPMPIPIEIIAIIAATIIIYFAGLTSKYNIDVVGEIPSGLKAPRAPDATLFTDVIGDAFAIAIVGYAINISLGKTFALKHGYKVDSNQELVALGLSNTVGGFFQCYSVTSSLSRSLVQESTGGKTQVAGLISSVIVLVTVLKIGSLFHISPRLSLSTIVFVNLKGMFKQFLDVSLLWKTNKVDLMVWLVTFTSTILLNLDLGLAVSVGFSMLTVIFRTQLPRYSILGNVSGTDLYLDTDTYKEAKEIPGIKIFRSSTTIYYTNAEMYLEALQEKSGIEIGKLLTAKKKQERKLKRKQEKEKNKAKKEAKKQRKAVLRLSKDTFSEMNERKVSAGLKEQSQGDVVALGLTETSTNGLSIGQVNEAYQHDTTMSDSDSETGYHGDNSINKVSQRGNEEKERAVRSDTHSIILDISTTSFVDTVSVKTLKNIFRDFGEIDLDVYLAGCQACVVEQLEAAGFFSESIPKSRLFVTVHDAVLHILKKLGDTDFVLDVSYSTQM, from the exons ATGCCCG ATTTCAACTTCCTCCCTTTTTTCCCCCTTCTCTCTCCAACTCTTTTCTTACAGACTCTGGTGGATATATGCCGGCTGCTGCCTGAGACCAAAGTGCCAGAGCTGGTGGTCAGCTTGGTTGCGCTTTCTGTTCTCATTGTTGTCAAAGAAATCAATGACTGCTACAGACAGAAGTTGCCTATGCCCATCCCAATAGAAATCATAGCA ATCATAGCAGCAACAATCATTATCTACTTTGCCGGCCTTACAAGTAAATATAACATTGATGTTGTTGGAGAGATTCCAAGTGG GCTTAAGGCCCCTCGTGCCCCAGATGCCACATTATTCACAGATGTGATAGGTGATGCTTTTGCAATAGCAATTGTGGGCTACGCCATCAACATTTCTCTGGGCAAAACATTTGCCCTCAAACATGGCTACAAGGTGGACAGCAACCAG GAGCTGGTTGCTTTGGGTCTCAGTAACACTGTCGGCGGCTTCTTTCAGTGTTACTCTGTGACTTCCTCCTTGTCTCGCAGCCTCGTGCAGGAGAGCACAGGGGGCAAgacacaa gTTGCAGGATTGATTTCGTCTGTCATCGTGCTCGTCACGGTTTTGAAAATAGGTTCTCTTTTTCACATCTCCCCAAG GCTGTCCTTATCCACAATAGTGTTTGTGAATTTGAAAGGCATGTTTAAGCAATTCCTGGATGTGTCTCTGCTGTGGAAGACCAACAAGGTTGACCTG ATGGTGTGGCTGGTCACATTCACAAGCACCATCCTGCTCAACCTGGACCTGGGTTTGGCTGTCTCCGTTGGCTTTTCCATGCTAACTGTCATCTTCAGGACACAACT ACCCCGTTACTCTATCTTGGGCAACGTGTCAGGCACTGACCTGTATCTGGACACAGATACCTACAAGGAG GCTAAAGAGATTCCAGGAATTAAAATCTTCCGTTCATCTACAACCATCTACTACACAAATGCTGAGATGTACTTGGAGGCCCTGCAAGAGAAG AGTGGAATAGAAATCGGGAAGCTGCTGACGGCAAAGAAGAAGCAAGAAAGGAAACTAAAGCGTAaacaagagaaagagaaaaataaagccaaaaaggaggcaaaaaaaCAA AGAAAAGCTGTCCTCCGACTCTCCAAGGACACTTTCTCAGAGATGAATGAGAGGAAAGTCTCTGCAGGACTGAAGGAGCAAAGTCAGGGGGATGTTGTAGCCTTAGGCCTGACAGAAACCTCCACAAATGGCCTTAGTATAGGCCAGGTAAACGAGGCTTACCAGCATGACACAACCATGTCCGACTCAGATTCAGAAACAGGTTACCACGGTGATAACAGCATCAACAAGGTATCGCAGCGCGGAAATGAGGAAAAGGAAAGGGCTGTCAGGTCAGACACGCACAGCATTATCTTGGACATCTCGACCACCAGCTTTGTGGACACCGTCTCTGTGAAGACCTtgaaaaat ATTTTCAGAGACTTTGGAGAGATTGATTTGGACGTCTATCTAGCAGGCTGCCAAG CATGTGTCGTGGAGCAGCTGGAGGCGGCAGGCTTCTTCTCAGAGTCCATCCCAAAGAGCCGGCTGTTTGTCACAGTTCATGATGCAGTGCTTCACATTCTCAAGAAACTGGGCGACACTGACTTCGTTCTT GATGTGTCGTACAGCACTCAGATGTAA